Within the Oncorhynchus tshawytscha isolate Ot180627B unplaced genomic scaffold, Otsh_v2.0 Un_scaffold_1528_pilon_pilon, whole genome shotgun sequence genome, the region TTGGAGAAGGACTTCATGAAGTGGATATTGTCATAGCAGTACTCCTGGATCCTCAGTAGCAGCACCAGCTCTGACTGGCCCTGGGTGCTGAACGCTGCTAGCAGGGGGGCATAGTGCTGGAGGGGAGAGGATACACACCCCATCAACTGTCATTCATTCATGGTTGACGTTAGCGTTGTGCAGTACTTCAAGGTGTTTGAGAGCCTCCACAGTGACCAGCTCTCATGTTATAGAGTGGTTGGGTTAGGAGTGAGATAAGTTATTAATGGTTGATGTTATGATGTACTTTAAGGTGTTTGAGGGCTTGCTCGGTGACCAACTCCTCCTTCTTGTTCCACTCCACAGCATTCATGAGAATGTTCCACAGCAGACCAATCACAGCCTGCTCCTGGAGAgcactcctcttcatctcctccttcaCGTACACCACCATCTAGAACCACAGAATAATTCTTTACTGTCCATTATGTTGGAGAATGGAATTGATCATTTTTGCTTCTACAACCCAACCCAGAGACAAACACACCCCAAGGAGGGGTTGAAAGCAGAGGGGGACGCAATGCAGTGCTCTTGGAGCTTGTTCAAGGGCACAAAGGCAGGACATGGTATCTGGTATTCCACCTCTCGTATGGGGCAGTCCTGAGAGAGGCGCTCCTGCAGTTCTTTCTGCAGCTCCTTGCGTGTTCCCTGAGACTGCTGCACACGCATAAAGTCTGACAGCTCCTTCAGCCCTGCCTCATTGAAGTACTTTGAGAAGTGCTCCATGTTCTGCTTGTTGGCAGGAAACAACTCCTAGAGAAACAACAAGAAGTCTTGACTCAAACAACTTCCAATGAGCTTCAACCCTACAAATTCACTACAACAGTTCCCTCTTGTGGCTGAGCACAAGTAAACAAAAATTGTAGCACTGTAAAAGAGTCTCTCTAACCACCATTTGAGGAGTCACTGAATTTTTTGACATAAGGTTCAAAACCACTGCTCTAGGTTACCTGCCTAAAAAGTGTTTCTTACCAGGAGTTTCTTATCCAGGTTAGCCTTCCTCAGGGCTGAGGTGACGGCATTGGCATCTTTCTCAGATATCCATGCCTTGAACATCTTCACCGCAAAGGATGCAGAAATACCTGCAAGATACCAATAACAGACAAGAGTAAGAGAGCAACTTGGAAGAAAGCCAGAGCTATAAATATATGGCAAAAATATATGCCTCAAGAACCCccccccccgcacacacacatacacacacaccttccttgACAACATTGTCACTGAAGAGGCTGGTGAGGATGGGTGGGGGCAGAGTGCCGTTAGCCAATAGGATACCAGTCAACATTGCCAGCTTGGTCT harbors:
- the LOC112229596 gene encoding basic leucine zipper and W2 domain-containing protein 2 isoform X1; this translates as MNTGKQQKPVLTGQRFKTRKRDEKEKFEPTVFRDTIILGLNEAGGDLDAVAKFLDVTGSRLDYRRYADTLFDILIAGSMLAPGGTRIDEGDKTKVTEHCVFTTKENHANLRHYAQVFNKLIRRYKYLQNAFEEEIKKLLLFLKAFSESEQTKLAMLTGILLANGTLPPPILTSLFSDNVVKEGISASFAVKMFKAWISEKDANAVTSALRKANLDKKLLELFPANKQNMEHFSKYFNEAGLKELSDFMRVQQSQGTRKELQKELQERLSQDCPIREMVVYVKEEMKRSALQEQAVIGLLWNILMNAVEWNKKEELVTEQALKHLKHYAPLLAAFSTQGQSELVLLLRIQEYCYDNIHFMKSFSKIVVLFYKADVLSEEAILRWYKDTHTTKGKGVFVEQMKKFVEWLQNAEEESESEGEED
- the LOC112229596 gene encoding basic leucine zipper and W2 domain-containing protein 2 isoform X2, translating into MLAPGGTRIDEGDKTKVTEHCVFTTKENHANLRHYAQVFNKLIRRYKYLQNAFEEEIKKLLLFLKAFSESEQTKLAMLTGILLANGTLPPPILTSLFSDNVVKEGISASFAVKMFKAWISEKDANAVTSALRKANLDKKLLELFPANKQNMEHFSKYFNEAGLKELSDFMRVQQSQGTRKELQKELQERLSQDCPIREMVVYVKEEMKRSALQEQAVIGLLWNILMNAVEWNKKEELVTEQALKHLKHYAPLLAAFSTQGQSELVLLLRIQEYCYDNIHFMKSFSKIVVLFYKADVLSEEAILRWYKDTHTTKGKGVFVEQMKKFVEWLQNAEEESESEGEED